One Vigna unguiculata cultivar IT97K-499-35 chromosome 11, ASM411807v1, whole genome shotgun sequence DNA window includes the following coding sequences:
- the LOC114169543 gene encoding rac-like GTP-binding protein RAC1, whose amino-acid sequence MSASRFIKCVTVGDGAVGKTCMLISYTSNTFPTDYVPTVFDNFSANVVVDGSTVNLGLWDTAGQEDYNRLRPLSYRGADVFLLAFSLISRASYENVAKKWIPELRHYAPGVPIILVGTKLDLRDDKQFFQDHPSAVPITTAQGEELRKLIGAPVYIECSSKTQQNVKAVFDAAIKVVLQPPKQKKKKRKGQKACSIL is encoded by the exons ATGAGTGCCTCCAGGTTCATCAAGTGTGTCACCGTTGGTGACGGTGCCGTCGGCAAGACTTGCATGCTTATCTCCTACACCAGCAACACTTTCCCTACG GACTATGTGCCGACTGTGTTTGACAATTTCAGTGCAAATGTAGTGGTGGATGGAAGCACTGTGAATCTTGGGTTGTGGGATACTGCTG GCCAAGAAGATTACAATAGATTAAGACCCTTAAGCTATCGTGGAGCAGATGTTTTCCTGCTTGCTTTCTCTCTCATTAGCAGGGCAAGCTATGAAAATGTTGCCAAAAAG TGGATTCCTGAGTTGAGGCATTATGCTCCTGGTGTTCCAATTATTCTTGTTGGAACAAAACTTG ATCTTCGGGATGATAAACAGTTCTTCCAAGATCACCCTAGCGCAGTGCCTATCACCACTGCACAG GGTGAGGAACTGAGAAAGCTCATTGGTGCTCCAGTTTATATTGAATGTAGTTCAAAAACACAACAG AATGTGAAGGCTGTTTTTGATGCGGCCATCAAGGTAGTTCTCCAGCCCCCAAagcagaagaaaaagaagagaaaggggCAAAAGGCCTGTTCCATTTTGTGA
- the LOC114169544 gene encoding ubiquitin-conjugating enzyme E2 28-like — protein sequence MASKRILKELKDLQRDPPTSCSAGPVGEDMFNWQATIIGPNDSPYAGGVFLVIIHFPPDYPFKPPKVAFRTKVFHPNINSNGNICLDILKEQWSPALTISKVLLSICSLLTDPNPDDPLMPEIAHMCKTDKVKYESTARSWTQKYAMG from the exons ATGGCATCCAAGAGAATACTGAAGGAGCTCAAGGACTTACAGAGAGATCCACCAACTTCATGCAGTGCAG GGCCTGTGGGTGAGGACATGTTCAATTGGCAAGCAACCATCATTGGTCCAAATGACAGTCCTTATGCTGGTGGCGTTTTCCTTGTCATCATCCATTTCCCTCCTGATTATCCCTTCAAACCTCCCAAG GTTGCATTCAGGACCAAGGTGTTCCATCCCAACATTAACAGCAATGGCAATATTTGCCTGGACATACTCAAAGAACAATGGAGTCCTGCTCTCACCATATCAAAG GTGCTGCTCTCTATCTGTTCTCTGCTAACAGATCCAAACCCTGATGACCCTTTGATGCCTGAAATTGCTCACATGTGCAAGACCGACAAAGTGAAGTATGAGTCCACTGCTAGAAGCTGGACCCAGAAGTATGCCATGGGCTAA